The Humulus lupulus chromosome 4, drHumLupu1.1, whole genome shotgun sequence genome has a window encoding:
- the LOC133831013 gene encoding pentatricopeptide repeat-containing protein At3g09650, chloroplastic, with the protein MNTKPLPSSPSSPLNPLSPLPSSSCSASNPFPLAHWAFPPTAITIPSSSSSSSSSNHIRSFRVQVTAGQAKPTDIFLASADTEPARSQDQTLLLLLRQRKTEDAWVAYNECPHLPNSTCLSRLVSQLSYQNSSTGLTRAQSIITRLRQERQLHRLDANSLGLLASAAAKAGHTRYATSLIKSMLRSGYLPHVKSWSAVVSRLANSGDDGPVEALKLFRSVTRRVRQFSDPDLVADSKPDTAAFNAVLNACANLGDSKMFLQLFDEMPEYRAEPDVLSYNVMIKLCARVGRKDLLVFVLERILEKKIHLCTTTLHSLVAAYVGFDDLETAERIVQAMREGRRDLCKILRKTTVENPSRNGQQVFEKLLPNSVTASDSEPPLLSKLYTPNTRMYTTLMKGYMKVSRVMDAVRMIEAMRHEDDTASQPDHVTYTTLVSAFVNSGSMDRARQVLAEMMRIGVTANRITYNILLKGYCKQLQIDQAKELLKDMAEEAGIEPDVVSYNILVDGCILVDDSAGALVFFNEMRAKGIAPTKISYTTLMKAFALSGQPKLAHKVFDEMLNDPRVKVDIIAWNMLVEGYCRLGMIEEAKKLIERMKEDGFHPNVATYGSLANGIALARKPGEALLLWNEVKERLKVKEGESRDPSLSSPSSPPQLKPDEGLLDTLADICVRAAFFKKALEIVACMEENGIPPNKTKYTRIYVEMHSRMFTSKHASQARQDRRRERKRAAEAFKFWLGLPNSYYGSEWRLEAIDGNQGFSD; encoded by the coding sequence ATGAACACTAAACCACTACCATCTTCACCATCTTCACCCTTAAACCCTTTATCACCATTACCATCTTCTTCATGTTCGGCTTCGAACCCATTTCCCTTAGCCCACTGGGCGTTTCCCCCAACCGCCATAACCattccctcttcttcttcttcttcttcttcttctaatcaTATTCGCTCTTTTCGGGTTCAAGTCACCGCCGGCCAAGCAAAACCAACTGATATATTTCTCGCCTCGGCCGATACCGAACCAGCTCGGTCCCAAGACCAAACACTTCTATTGCTCCTCCGTCAGAGGAAGACAGAGGACGCCTGGGTTGCATACAACGAATGCCCTCATCTCCCCAACTCCACTTGTCTTAGCCGTTTGGTCTCTCAGCTCTCGTACCAGAATAGCAGCACCGGCCTCACGCGCGCCCAGTCCATCATCACGCGCCTCCGTCAAGAGCGGCAGCTCCACCGTCTCGATGCCAATTCTCTTGGGCTTTTGGCATCAGCGGCTGCCAAGGCTGGACACACCCGCTATGCCACCTCGCTCATCAAGTCCATGCTTCGCTCCGGCTATCTCCCCCATGTAAAATCTTGGAGCGCAGTCGTCAGCCGTCTCGCCAATTCCGGAGACGACGGACCCGTTGAAGCGCTGAAGCTCTTCCGCTCAGTGACCCGTCGTGTTCGCCAGTTCTCCGACCCTGACTTGGTTGCCGATTCGAAGCCGGACACTGCTGCTTTCAATGCTGTTCTTAACGCCTGTGCTAATCTGGGCGACTCCAAGATGTTCCTCCAACTGTTCGATGAAATGCCTGAGTACCGTGCTGAGCCTGATGTGTTGAGTTACAATGTTATGATTAAGCTTTGCGCCAGAGTTGGCAGGAAAGACCTTCTGGTCTTTGTACTGGAGAGAATTTTGGAGAAGAAAATCCATTTGTGTACGACTACATTGCATTCTCTTGTTGCTGCTTATGTTGGTTTTGATGATTTAGAAACTGCAGAGAGAATTGTTCAAGCAATGAGGGAAGGAAGGAGAGACCTTTGCAAGATTTTAAGGAAGACAACTGTAGAGAATCCCAGCAGAAATGGGCAACAAGTGTTTGAGAAGTTGCTTCCAAATTCGGTAACAGCAAGTGATTCTGAGCCACCATTACTGTCAAAACTATATACTCCTAACACTAGAATGTATACAACTCTTATGAAAGGTTATATGAAAGTAAGTCGAGTTATGGATGCGGTTCGAATGATTGAAGCAATGAGGCATGAAGATGACACTGCTAGCCAACCTGACCATGTGACATACACAACTCTTGTGTCTGCCTTTGTGAATTCAGGGTCAATGGATCGAGCTCGTCAAGTTCTTGCTGAGATGATGAGAATAGGCGTGACTGCCAATAGGATTACGTACAATATTCTTCTCAAGGGTTACTGCAAGCAATTGCAGATTGATCAAGCGAAGGAGTTGCTTAAGGATATGGCTGAAGAGGCAGGAATTGAGCCTGATGTGGTTTCTTACAACATCTTGGTTGATGGGTGTATTCTGGTTGATGACAGTGCTGGGGCACTTGTGTTCTTCAATGAAATGAGAGCAAAAGGAATTGCCCCCACCAAGATTAGCTACACCACTTTGATGAAAGCTTTTGCTTTGTCCGGTCAACCAAAGCTAGCTCACAAGGTGTTTGATGAAATGCTCAATGACCCTCGAGTGAAAGTGGATATCATTGCCTGGAATATGTTGGTTGAAGGGTATTGTAGACTTGGGATGATTGAAGAAGCTAAGAAGCTAATTGAGAGAATGAAAGAAGATGGTTTTCATCCCAATGTAGCTACTTATGGCAGTCTAGCTAATGGGATAGCATTAGCTAGAAAACCAGGAGAGGCACTTTTACTTTGGAATGAAGTGAAGGAGAGACTTAAAGTGAAGGAAGGAGAGAGTCGAGATCCCTCATTGTCGTCTCCTTCTTCTCCCCCACAGCTTAAACCGGATGAAGGGCTGTTGGATACATTGGCTGATATATGTGTTAGAGCTGCTTtcttcaagaaagctctagagaTTGTGGCTTGCATGGAAGAGAATGGTATACCTCCAAATAAGACCAAATACACTCGAATATACGTGGAGATGCATTCTAGGATGTTTACAAGTAAGCATGCCTCACAAGCCAGGCAAGATAGgaggagagagaggaagagagctGCTGAGGCTTTCAAGTTCTGGTTGGGTTTGCCTAACTCTTATTATGGGAGTGAATGGagattagaagctatagatggaAATCAGGGCTTTTCTGATTAG